In one window of Henckelia pumila isolate YLH828 chromosome 1, ASM3356847v2, whole genome shotgun sequence DNA:
- the LOC140881892 gene encoding protein phosphatase 2C 29 isoform X2 produces MGAGFSQVFPCFNPAAGANGTDPDLIFGANAEPLDETLGHSFCYVRSSARFVSPTNSDRFVSPTQSLRFDDSSAVQTRPQKSSGLPETWFRAISGASVSANSSTPITVLELEDNCGDAMNAATLNANSGSKGFVSGLPRGGSNVMLDGFESTSSFSALPLQRVPRGGGEAPSGPLDRAFFMSGPIERGAVSGPLDAAAAGGDNNGSGGVPFSAPLGGMYVKKRKKKVLSGIRKALYRNFSVVPVRNFIGGGGGGQKDVMAEDDSSREAAEMECDSNVQWALGKAGEDRVHVVVSEELGWLFVGIYDGFNGPDGPEFLMSNLYKAMYSELEGLFWDKNDTVSALNANRIDDSYQSTLNTDTVPESEESKEGGTESSVKKVLFGGEQVEVKRRRLWEFLMEEEPEDGVDLSGSDRFAFSVDDALCMNNANSAVNRRSLLSAKLKDGLQNGPKDKGSKRFFPWRFWLEGKHKADGELRESNIADDEEAEEKKVSRIGRRRKVGVVDHELVLSAMSRALEMTERAYLDLTDRVLDRYPELALMGSCLLVVLMRDEDVYTMNVGDSRAIVAQYELEEVSSSSELHNHGDLGFNGGDIVEESSVVCEREYNRVNVAPTNQSMGLTALQLSTDHSTSIQEEVIRIKNEHPDDSNCIVNDRVKGRLKVTRAFGAGFLKQGGSVQRLTVQYSSPES; encoded by the coding sequence ATGGGGGCCGGGTTTTCGCAGGTTTTCCCATGTTTCAATCCTGCTGCCGGAGCCAACGGGACCGATCCGGACCTCATTTTCGGTGCCAATGCGGAGCCGCTGGACGAAACCCTAGGCCACTCCTTCTGCTACGTCAGGTCCTCAGCTCGGTTCGTCTCGCCCACGAACTCCGATCGCTTCGTTTCGCCCACGCAATCTCTTCGCTTCGATGATTCGTCTGCTGTCCAGACGAGGCCTCAGAAGTCGTCTGGGTTACCTGAAACTTGGTTCAGAGCTATTTCCGGAGCTTCGGTTAGCGCCAACTCTTCCACTCCCATAACTGTGCTTGAGCTTGAAGATAATTGCGGCGATGCCATGAATGCTGCCACTCTGAATGCTAATAGCGGCAGCAAGGGTTTTGTGTCTGGGTTGCCCAGAGGTGGTAGTAATGTAATGCTGGATGGATTTGAGAGCACATCGTCGTTTAGCGCCTTGCCATTGCAGCGGGTCCCACGAGGTGGAGGCGAGGCACCTTCCGGACCACTGGACAGGGCCTTCTTCATGTCTGGCCCGATCGAGCGGGGAGCTGTCTCTGGACCGCTTGATGCTGCAGCGGCTGGTGGCGATAACAATGGGAGTGGAGGGGTGCCGTTTTCGGCTCCTCTTGGGGGCATGTATGtgaagaagagaaagaagaagGTACTTTCAGGAATTCGAAAGGCACTGTATAGAAACTTTTCCGTGGTTCCAGTACGGAATTTTATTGGCGGAGGTGGGGGTGGCCAGAAGGATGTTATGGCTGAAGATGATAGCAGCCGAGAAGCTGCAGAGATGGAATGTGACAGCAATGTGCAATGGGCATTAGGAAAAGCAGGGGAGGATCGGGTGCATGTTGTTGTGTCAGAGGAATTGGGGTGGCTCTTTGTTGGAATCTACGATGGATTTAATGGCCCCGATGGCCCTGAATTTCTGATGAGCAATTTATACAAAGCTATGTACAGTGAATTAGAGGGTTTGTTTTGGGACAAGAACGACACAGTGTCAGCTTTGAATGCAAATAGAATTGATGATTCTTATCAGTCAACCCTTAACACAGACACTGTCCCAGAGTCTGAAGAGAGCAAAGAAGGTGGTACCGAATCATCAGTGAAAAAAGTGCTCTTTGGAGGGGAGCAGGTTGAAGTTAAGAGGAGGAGATTATGGGAATTTTTAATGGAGGAAGAACCAGAAGACGGGGTTGATCTATCGGGTTCTGATAGATTTGCATTCTCTGTCGATGACGCATTGTGCATGAATAACGCTAACTCAGCAGTGAATAGACGGTCATTACTGTCGGCAAAACTAAAGGACGGGTTACAGAATGGGCCTAAGGACAAGGGCAGTAAGAGGTTCTTTCCTTGGAGATTTTGGCTGGAGGGCAAACATAAAGCAGATGGGGAACTGAGGGAAAGCAATATTGCAGATGATGAGGAAGCTGAAGAGAAGAAAGTGAGCAGAATTGGTAGAAGGCGGAAGGTAGGAGTAGTCGATCATGAGTTGGTGTTGAGTGCAATGTCTAGAGCGCTGGAAATGACCGAGCGAGCATATTTGGATTTGACCGATAGGGTTCTCGATCGGTACCCGGAGCTTGCATTGATGGGGTCTTGCTTGTTAGTTGTGTTGATGAGGGATGAAGATGTGTATACGATGAATGTTGGCGATAGTCGGGCTATTGTAGCACAGTATGAACTTGAAGAGGTCAGTAGTAGTTCAGAATTACATAATCACGGGGATCTTGGGTTCAATGGTGGAGACATTGTTGAAGAGTCGTCAGTTGTGTGCGAGAGGGAGTATAATAGGGTTAATGTAGCTCCCACAAATCAATCTATGGGGTTGACTGCTCTGCAGTTGTCCACTGACCATAGCACGAGCATACAGGAG